From Bacteroidia bacterium, the proteins below share one genomic window:
- a CDS encoding Rne/Rng family ribonuclease, giving the protein MVNELFIERVAGQTKIALLSDKKLVEYHNESGNESFKVGDLYLGKVKRVVPGINAAFIDIGDTRDAFLHIHDLGVKFLTYNNYFKTAHQAGVKNTKLDNIEFQPDTFKGAPIGDYVKKGQLIMVQILKEPIHNKGARVGCDISFAGRYLVLMPFSQQLSVSRKIGNPEKKKEIKNLFRDFRPQNFGIIVRTVAEEATYEEVKNDLQEQLKKWDSTVKALHNANHRTKLLSEGSKIEVILRDLLNDSFENIWVNEMPLMDEIRQIVNRISHGKSNLVKLYKGKASLFENFDIDRQIKTSFGKKVPFSAGSYLIIEHTEALHVIDVNSGRQLNAGESQQEISLRVNLEAAQEIARQLRLRDMGGIIVVDFIDLKSPLHKKQLNEKLLEYMKADKARHSILPMSKFGLIQITRERIRPETVIITSEVCPACNGSGKVESANLLEDRIDEALAYLYMNQNMKKLTLVCNPILKSYFTKGIITIRMKWFLKYGKWLNIRDDKQTPLGLFAFENQAGEEIVL; this is encoded by the coding sequence TTGGTCAACGAATTATTCATAGAAAGAGTTGCCGGACAAACAAAAATCGCCTTATTATCCGACAAAAAATTAGTGGAGTACCACAACGAAAGTGGTAACGAATCTTTTAAAGTTGGGGACTTATATCTGGGCAAGGTTAAACGAGTTGTTCCGGGAATTAATGCTGCATTTATAGACATAGGTGACACAAGGGATGCTTTTTTGCATATCCACGACCTTGGTGTTAAATTTCTTACATATAATAACTACTTTAAAACTGCGCATCAAGCAGGTGTTAAAAATACCAAGCTTGACAATATAGAATTTCAACCTGACACATTTAAGGGTGCTCCCATAGGCGACTATGTTAAAAAAGGGCAACTCATCATGGTTCAGATTCTCAAAGAGCCTATTCATAACAAAGGTGCGCGTGTGGGTTGCGACATTTCATTTGCAGGTAGGTATTTAGTTTTAATGCCATTTTCTCAGCAGCTTTCTGTTTCTCGAAAGATAGGAAATCCTGAAAAAAAGAAGGAAATTAAAAATCTCTTTAGAGACTTTCGACCTCAAAACTTTGGGATTATTGTTAGGACCGTTGCTGAAGAAGCGACATATGAAGAGGTCAAAAATGACCTACAAGAACAACTTAAAAAATGGGATTCTACTGTAAAAGCCTTACATAATGCCAATCACAGGACAAAGTTACTGAGCGAAGGTTCTAAGATAGAGGTGATTCTGCGTGATTTACTAAATGATAGTTTTGAAAATATCTGGGTAAACGAAATGCCCTTGATGGATGAAATCCGTCAAATAGTTAATCGTATTTCACACGGTAAATCAAACTTAGTAAAACTGTACAAGGGTAAAGCGAGTTTGTTCGAGAACTTTGATATTGACCGACAAATCAAGACTTCATTTGGAAAGAAGGTGCCTTTTTCTGCCGGCTCATATCTTATCATTGAACATACAGAGGCATTACATGTTATAGATGTAAACAGTGGTCGTCAACTTAATGCAGGTGAAAGTCAACAAGAGATTTCTCTGCGAGTTAATCTTGAAGCAGCACAAGAAATTGCTCGTCAATTAAGGCTCCGCGATATGGGTGGGATTATCGTTGTTGATTTTATTGACCTTAAATCACCGCTACACAAAAAACAACTCAATGAGAAATTGCTTGAATACATGAAAGCCGACAAGGCACGACACAGTATTCTGCCAATGAGCAAATTTGGTTTAATTCAGATAACCAGAGAAAGAATCAGACCTGAGACTGTGATTATTACATCTGAGGTTTGTCCTGCTTGCAACGGCTCCGGCAAAGTTGAGTCTGCTAACCTACTTGAAGACAGAATTGATGAAGCACTTGCCTATCTGTATATGAACCAAAATATGAAGAAATTAACGCTGGTTTGCAATCCCATTTTGAAATCATATTTCACAAAAGGTATAATTACTATTCGCATGAAATGGTTTCTCAAATACGGCAAATGGCTCAATATACGTGATGACAAACAAACTCCATTGGGACTCTTTGCATTTGAGAACCAAGCCGGAGAAGAGATTGTGTTGTAA
- a CDS encoding tetratricopeptide repeat protein, with product MLSKPLFRLAIISIIIAIGILLIFQNWKTSKANITKTTKPATSQPVFSEESYLLAISEEISELGYNIETDFPLQAKLSSDSISTLIERAINSGLVSTVAYYNDKLAEMQQNDSLRLQAARYLIVADRFTKEDSRGTLFLLKAKAILEKILTNNPKNLDAKTLKGFILVRTQPVSMEGISVLQEVLSEDPNNTDALYMLGDFSIESGQFEKALERFKKLLSLQPFNSDYNFKVSEVFSRMNIKDSADYYLKRGTEFRTKETLKGQ from the coding sequence ATGCTCTCTAAGCCTCTATTTCGCCTTGCTATTATTTCTATAATAATAGCGATTGGAATCCTACTAATATTTCAGAACTGGAAAACTTCAAAAGCAAACATTACTAAAACCACAAAACCCGCAACCAGTCAACCCGTTTTTTCAGAAGAATCATACCTGCTCGCTATTTCAGAAGAAATATCAGAATTAGGGTACAACATTGAAACAGATTTCCCTTTACAAGCAAAACTAAGTAGCGACTCTATTAGCACCCTTATTGAAAGAGCTATCAATTCCGGTTTGGTTTCAACGGTTGCATATTACAATGACAAACTTGCAGAAATGCAACAAAATGATAGCCTGCGTTTGCAAGCAGCACGTTATTTAATTGTGGCAGACAGATTTACAAAAGAAGACTCCCGAGGTACACTCTTCTTATTAAAAGCAAAAGCAATTTTAGAAAAGATATTAACCAACAATCCTAAGAACCTTGATGCAAAGACACTAAAAGGCTTTATATTAGTACGAACTCAACCTGTATCAATGGAAGGAATCAGTGTGTTACAAGAAGTGTTGTCAGAAGACCCAAATAATACTGATGCGTTATATATGTTAGGGGATTTTTCTATTGAATCAGGACAATTTGAAAAAGCATTAGAACGTTTCAAAAAATTACTATCTTTGCAGCCCTTTAATTCTGACTACAACTTTAAAGTCAGTGAAGTATTCAGCAGAATGAACATAAAAGACAGTGCTGATTACTACTTGAAACGAGGCACCGAGTTCAGAACAAAGGAAACATTAAAAGGACAGTAA
- a CDS encoding integration host factor subunit beta yields the protein MTKAEVVAKIAEKTGTEKAVVLETVDSFFDVVKDSMSKGENIFFRGFGSFILKKRAKKIARNITKNTAMVVEAHYIPKFKPAKTFADKIKRIKVK from the coding sequence ATGACAAAAGCCGAAGTAGTAGCAAAAATTGCTGAAAAAACAGGCACGGAGAAAGCAGTTGTTCTCGAGACTGTTGACTCATTCTTTGATGTTGTAAAAGACTCAATGAGCAAAGGCGAGAACATTTTTTTCAGAGGGTTTGGGAGTTTTATTTTGAAAAAAAGAGCTAAAAAAATTGCGAGAAACATTACCAAAAATACTGCAATGGTTGTTGAAGCGCATTACATTCCAAAGTTTAAACCAGCCAAAACCTTTGCTGATAAAATAAAAAGAATTAAAGTCAAATAA